A genomic segment from Alistipes senegalensis JC50 encodes:
- a CDS encoding PspC domain-containing protein: MATNDNKRLFRSQDSIIAGVCAGLAEYFGLDTSLVRIGTLILILFGGLSLWIYIILWLIVPKAPKRLNA, from the coding sequence ATGGCAACGAACGACAACAAGCGGTTATTCCGCTCGCAAGACAGCATCATCGCCGGCGTCTGCGCCGGACTGGCCGAATATTTCGGGCTCGACACCTCGCTGGTCCGCATCGGGACCCTGATCCTGATCCTCTTCGGAGGACTCTCGCTCTGGATCTACATCATCCTCTGGCTGATCGTTCCGAAGGCTCCCAAAAGGTTAAACGCATAG
- a CDS encoding PadR family transcriptional regulator translates to MAEDNVKAQMRKGILEYCILAILSREDSYAPKIIAELKQAEMIVVEGTLYPILTRQKNAGLLTYRWEESPQGPPRKYYTLTDKGREYLATLDETWDELVGQIRLIRHGK, encoded by the coding sequence ATGGCCGAAGACAACGTAAAAGCGCAGATGCGCAAAGGAATCCTGGAGTACTGCATCCTCGCCATTCTCTCCCGCGAGGATTCGTATGCTCCGAAGATCATCGCCGAACTCAAACAGGCGGAGATGATCGTAGTCGAGGGTACGCTCTACCCGATCCTCACCCGGCAGAAGAACGCCGGACTGCTGACCTACCGCTGGGAAGAGTCGCCGCAAGGTCCGCCCCGCAAGTACTACACGCTCACGGACAAGGGCCGCGAATACCTTGCGACGCTCGACGAGACGTGGGACGAACTCGTCGGGCAAATACGGCTCATCCGCCACGGAAAATAA
- a CDS encoding GIN domain-containing protein — MKKILLTAVLIGAMFSVSAYVVCVAAPLLGKNIKGSGHIVTKTLPAPDFDAIDASRAVKVVVSAGASDIRIEADDNLIDLVVAETRGKTLEVTLDKKASNIQNADITVTIPANGGKIRSLKASSASKITSDATLRADRFTIEASSAAKIKAAVEAASCSIDASSASKISAEVKAATCTVNASSASKIALAGSAEDFTADLSSASKLDAEKFTAVNASVSTSSAAKADIDCSGKLTASASSGSSIGYTGGCRTSLSKSSGGSVRKN, encoded by the coding sequence ATGAAAAAAATCCTGCTGACAGCCGTTCTGATCGGAGCCATGTTCTCCGTAAGCGCCTATGTCGTCTGCGTCGCAGCGCCGCTGCTGGGCAAAAACATCAAGGGCAGCGGCCATATCGTCACGAAAACCCTTCCCGCCCCCGATTTCGACGCCATCGACGCATCGCGCGCCGTGAAGGTCGTCGTCTCGGCCGGGGCGTCGGACATCCGCATCGAGGCCGACGACAACCTGATCGACCTGGTGGTCGCCGAAACCCGCGGCAAGACCCTCGAAGTGACGCTCGACAAAAAGGCGTCCAACATCCAGAACGCCGACATCACGGTAACCATACCGGCCAACGGCGGGAAGATCCGCTCGCTCAAAGCATCGAGCGCCTCGAAAATCACGAGCGATGCGACGCTCCGGGCCGACAGGTTCACGATCGAGGCTTCGAGCGCCGCCAAGATCAAAGCCGCGGTGGAGGCCGCCTCGTGCTCGATAGACGCTTCGAGCGCGTCGAAAATCAGCGCGGAGGTGAAGGCCGCGACCTGCACGGTCAACGCTTCGAGCGCCTCGAAGATCGCGCTCGCCGGCTCGGCCGAGGATTTCACGGCCGATCTCAGTTCGGCGTCGAAACTCGACGCCGAAAAGTTCACCGCCGTCAACGCCTCCGTCAGCACGTCGAGCGCTGCCAAGGCCGACATAGATTGCAGCGGAAAACTCACGGCCAGCGCATCGAGCGGCTCGTCGATCGGCTACACGGGCGGCTGCCGGACCTCGCTGAGCAAATCGAGCGGCGGCAGCGTCCGCAAAAACTAA
- a CDS encoding PspC domain-containing protein, producing the protein MKEVKKCSISGVAFTMDTDAYEALAAYLDSLKKSYKDTADGAEIVADIEARIAELILSAQDNTRVVEKPLILNIIQQMGSAEDISDQGADRDLHCDTPRIPRRLYRDTENAKLGGVCAGIGKYFDIDPVWVRLGLFLPLLLTCFGWLPFLHWFSPMFGNLFGIFLICYFIMWFAVPAPRTARQKLEMNGERITAQSIGDVTSAAACADPDARAKPIIAEAVSVFGKVVLILLKIFAGFLVFGLIMGACALIIGLFAVIVGGESLFAPEILGNTVSIWVASLGILAVLIPLILLIYVLMCLIASRKPGGKTVLAIFLVWLATIIAVSCVAIRENVGDKFRKKRDAIEQVFRSEIVIDGDTTTLERLLEDYDDESVIEEGRKTLHIAVPSKSIDITVDKNRGSLHVNADGREVSVQAGEKDGKASVSISAGEKTGSAAEAAE; encoded by the coding sequence ATGAAAGAGGTTAAAAAATGCAGCATATCGGGCGTGGCGTTCACGATGGACACCGACGCCTACGAAGCTCTCGCGGCCTATCTCGACAGCCTGAAAAAGAGCTACAAGGACACGGCCGACGGCGCGGAGATCGTCGCCGACATCGAGGCGCGCATCGCCGAGCTGATCCTCTCGGCGCAGGACAACACCCGCGTCGTGGAGAAGCCACTGATCCTGAACATCATTCAGCAGATGGGCTCCGCCGAGGACATCTCCGACCAGGGCGCCGACCGCGACCTGCACTGCGACACCCCGCGCATCCCCCGCCGCCTCTACCGCGACACGGAGAACGCCAAGCTGGGCGGCGTCTGCGCCGGCATCGGCAAGTATTTCGACATCGACCCCGTGTGGGTGCGGCTCGGGCTGTTCCTGCCGCTGCTGCTCACCTGCTTCGGATGGCTTCCTTTCCTGCACTGGTTCAGCCCGATGTTCGGCAACCTGTTCGGCATCTTCCTGATCTGCTATTTCATCATGTGGTTCGCCGTTCCGGCGCCCCGCACGGCACGCCAGAAGCTCGAAATGAACGGCGAGAGAATCACCGCGCAGTCCATCGGCGATGTCACCTCGGCCGCAGCCTGCGCCGACCCCGACGCCCGGGCCAAACCGATCATCGCCGAGGCGGTCTCGGTCTTCGGCAAGGTGGTGCTGATCCTGCTGAAAATCTTCGCCGGATTCCTCGTCTTCGGACTCATCATGGGCGCCTGCGCGCTGATTATCGGGCTTTTCGCCGTCATCGTCGGCGGAGAGAGCCTCTTCGCCCCCGAAATACTGGGCAATACCGTTTCGATCTGGGTCGCAAGCCTCGGCATACTGGCCGTGCTGATTCCGCTGATCCTGCTGATCTACGTGCTGATGTGCCTGATCGCCTCGCGCAAACCCGGCGGCAAGACCGTCCTGGCCATCTTCCTCGTGTGGCTCGCCACGATCATCGCCGTATCGTGCGTGGCGATCCGCGAGAACGTGGGCGACAAGTTCCGCAAGAAGCGCGACGCCATCGAACAGGTGTTCCGGAGCGAGATCGTCATCGACGGCGACACCACGACGCTGGAACGCCTGCTGGAGGATTACGACGACGAGAGCGTGATCGAAGAGGGCCGCAAGACCCTGCATATCGCCGTGCCTTCGAAGTCGATCGACATCACCGTCGATAAGAACCGGGGAAGCCTGCACGTCAACGCCGACGGCCGGGAGGTATCGGTGCAGGCCGGAGAAAAAGACGGAAAAGCCTCGGTGAGCATCTCCGCGGGGGAGAAAACCGGCTCCGCGGCCGAAGCTGCGGAATAA
- the pfkA gene encoding 6-phosphofructokinase, translating to MAGIKCIGILTSGGDAPGMNAAIRAVTRSAIFNGFTVKGIMRGYKGLVFNEIVEFKSQSVSNIIQLGGTILKTARSQEFTTPEGRKAAYDNMVAAGIDALVVIGGDGSLTGAGIFAEEFNVPIVGLPGTIDNDLGGTDSTIGYDTALNTIMEAVDKLRDTASSHERLFFVEVMGHTAGYLALNSAIATGSEAAIIPEMETEVDQLAELINHGFRKSKNSAIVIVAENPKTGGATALAERVKKEFPQYDARVTILGHIQRGGSPTAVDRILASRMGEAAIEAILDGQRNVMIGTMNGKIVYVPFAKAVKHDKGIDRGALDLVKILSI from the coding sequence ATGGCCGGAATCAAATGTATCGGCATCCTGACCTCGGGCGGCGACGCCCCGGGCATGAACGCCGCAATACGCGCGGTGACGCGCAGCGCGATCTTCAACGGATTCACCGTGAAGGGAATCATGCGCGGATACAAGGGTCTCGTGTTCAACGAGATCGTCGAATTCAAATCGCAAAGCGTCAGCAACATCATCCAGCTGGGCGGCACGATCCTCAAGACGGCGCGCAGCCAGGAGTTCACCACCCCCGAAGGCCGCAAGGCCGCCTACGACAACATGGTCGCCGCAGGCATCGACGCGCTGGTGGTGATCGGCGGCGACGGTTCGCTGACCGGAGCGGGCATCTTCGCCGAGGAGTTCAACGTGCCGATCGTGGGGCTTCCCGGAACGATCGACAACGACCTGGGAGGAACCGATTCGACGATCGGCTACGACACGGCGCTGAACACCATCATGGAGGCGGTGGACAAACTGCGCGACACGGCGTCGAGCCACGAGCGGCTGTTCTTCGTCGAGGTGATGGGCCACACGGCGGGCTACCTGGCGCTCAACAGCGCCATCGCCACGGGCTCCGAGGCGGCGATCATCCCGGAGATGGAGACCGAAGTAGACCAGCTGGCCGAGCTCATCAACCACGGCTTCCGCAAGAGCAAGAACTCGGCGATCGTGATCGTCGCGGAGAACCCCAAGACGGGCGGCGCCACGGCGCTGGCCGAGCGTGTGAAGAAGGAGTTCCCGCAGTACGACGCCCGCGTGACGATTCTGGGACACATCCAGCGCGGCGGCTCGCCGACGGCCGTGGACCGCATCCTCGCCTCGCGCATGGGCGAAGCGGCCATCGAGGCCATTCTCGACGGGCAGCGCAACGTGATGATCGGCACGATGAACGGCAAGATCGTCTACGTGCCCTTCGCCAAGGCCGTCAAGCACGACAAGGGCATCGACCGCGGCGCGCTGGACCTGGTAAAGATACTGTCGATATAG
- a CDS encoding adenosine kinase, which yields MKRVIGIGNALTDMLVNLKTDSVLGRFKLAKGSMSLVDTKLQTEISKSVAGLPYSLSLGGSAGNTIRAMAQLGCSVGFIGKVGPDTTGDFFVQALDNLGIEPVIFRGRERSGKCVSLISADGERTMVTHLGAALELSAPEIEPAIFEGYDCLYVEGYLVQNHELILKAARTAKECGLKVAIDLASFNIVAENLEFLRGLVRDYVDIVFANEDEAKTFTCEGEPLNALQAISKLCELAVVKIGIKGALIKQGDEVVHVGIMAAAKRVDTTGAGDFYAAGFLSGLCDGLSLRQCGTIGAITAGKVIEVVGTTFGEEGWKDIHRLVNKVKNEKYLF from the coding sequence ATGAAACGCGTCATCGGCATCGGCAACGCCCTCACGGACATGCTGGTCAACCTGAAAACCGACTCCGTGCTGGGGAGGTTCAAATTAGCCAAGGGCTCGATGAGCCTCGTGGACACCAAGCTGCAAACCGAAATCTCGAAATCGGTGGCGGGACTCCCCTATTCGCTCTCGCTCGGCGGATCGGCCGGCAACACCATCCGGGCCATGGCGCAGCTGGGATGCAGCGTCGGCTTCATCGGCAAGGTGGGTCCCGATACCACGGGCGATTTCTTCGTGCAGGCGTTGGACAACCTCGGCATCGAGCCGGTCATCTTCCGCGGCAGGGAACGTTCGGGCAAATGCGTGTCACTGATCTCCGCCGACGGCGAGCGCACGATGGTCACCCACCTGGGCGCGGCGCTGGAGCTCTCGGCTCCGGAGATCGAACCGGCGATCTTCGAAGGCTACGACTGCCTCTATGTCGAAGGCTATCTGGTGCAGAACCACGAACTGATCCTCAAAGCCGCCCGCACGGCCAAGGAGTGCGGACTGAAAGTCGCCATCGACCTGGCGAGCTTCAACATCGTCGCCGAAAACCTCGAATTCCTGCGCGGGCTGGTGCGCGACTACGTGGACATCGTCTTCGCCAACGAGGACGAAGCCAAGACCTTCACCTGCGAGGGCGAGCCGCTGAACGCCCTGCAAGCCATTTCGAAGCTGTGCGAACTGGCCGTGGTCAAGATCGGCATCAAGGGGGCGCTCATCAAACAGGGCGACGAGGTCGTGCACGTGGGCATCATGGCCGCGGCCAAGCGCGTGGACACCACCGGAGCCGGGGATTTCTACGCCGCGGGGTTCCTCTCGGGGCTCTGCGATGGGCTTTCGCTCCGCCAGTGCGGCACGATCGGCGCCATCACCGCCGGCAAGGTGATCGAGGTCGTGGGCACGACCTTCGGCGAGGAGGGCTGGAAGGACATCCACCGGCTGGTGAACAAAGTCAAAAACGAAAAGTACCTGTTCTGA
- a CDS encoding glycosyltransferase family 2 protein: protein MIRLSLVIPTHNRAAQLVAALESVVRQDLPPHVWECVVVNNNSTDDTVMRFKEFAGAHPDIGLRLVSEPGPGVSYARNRGLREAQAPLVAFIDDDERVNPGFLRAYLDFFDAHPEAVVAGGRIIAEYPTGRPDWMSKYVEMPIANPMDFGPDVRPFPAGRVPGGGNMAFRRAGLAGYGGFDPSLGRVNGELIGGEENDFFERLLAGGETIWYVPDAVMWHIIPPSKLTVAYFRRLSYNVGVSQRLRAQIHRRLPKTYALELAKWAATLGLCLTMPPRRSVWLLRMRSGISRGLFTKIQKMNV, encoded by the coding sequence ATGATTCGGTTGTCGCTCGTCATTCCCACCCATAACCGTGCCGCGCAGCTTGTCGCGGCGCTCGAATCGGTCGTGCGTCAGGACCTGCCGCCGCACGTGTGGGAGTGCGTGGTGGTGAACAACAACTCCACGGACGACACCGTGATGCGTTTCAAGGAGTTCGCCGGGGCGCATCCGGACATCGGTCTGCGGCTCGTCTCGGAGCCGGGGCCCGGGGTGTCGTATGCCCGCAACCGGGGGCTGCGGGAGGCGCAGGCGCCGCTGGTGGCCTTCATCGACGACGACGAACGGGTGAATCCGGGATTTCTGCGCGCCTACCTCGATTTTTTCGATGCGCATCCCGAAGCCGTCGTGGCCGGCGGGCGCATCATCGCAGAATATCCGACGGGGCGTCCCGACTGGATGTCGAAATACGTTGAGATGCCGATCGCCAATCCGATGGATTTCGGCCCCGACGTGCGTCCGTTTCCTGCGGGACGGGTTCCGGGGGGCGGCAACATGGCCTTCCGGCGTGCGGGACTGGCGGGGTACGGGGGATTCGACCCTTCGCTGGGGCGCGTGAACGGCGAGTTGATCGGCGGCGAGGAGAACGACTTTTTCGAGCGGCTCCTTGCGGGCGGTGAGACGATCTGGTATGTGCCGGACGCCGTGATGTGGCACATCATCCCCCCGTCGAAGCTCACCGTGGCCTATTTCCGGCGGTTGAGCTACAATGTCGGCGTCAGCCAGCGCCTCCGGGCGCAGATCCACCGCCGGCTGCCGAAGACTTATGCGCTGGAGCTGGCCAAATGGGCCGCGACGCTCGGGCTGTGCCTGACGATGCCGCCCCGCAGGTCGGTCTGGCTGCTGCGCATGCGCAGCGGGATCAGCCGGGGGCTGTTCACGAAAATTCAAAAAATGAACGTATAA
- a CDS encoding protein-disulfide reductase DsbD family protein — protein MYKLIRSLLPVVAALLTAAAGAQNAAWTGTAEPLEENAYRIVLEASIPQPYHMYDMGPYEDGPNATSIVFTPGEGVTLEGGVEQLDTPHRYFDELFGMEIGTFSGKARFAQRVKLSVPASSVKAQIEWMLCDDTSCMPPDDTELTIAIPAGPTSANTAATAEPEKTPAAEIAPAQKDAAGGGTLWALIIEAILWGFAALLTPCVFPMVPMTVSFFMKSAGSPAAGRLRAGMYGFFIVALYTLPIAAIILITRILGGDAVTADIFNWLATHWLPNILFFLVFMVFAASFFGAFEITMPSWMVNKSDSKADSKGLAGIFFMALTLVLVSFSCTGPIVGSVLIKSTAGEFWTPIITMLAFSLAFALPFTLFAFFPAMLKKLPKSGGWLNSVKVVLGFIEVALGMKFLSVADQTYHWGLLDREIYLAVWIVTFSLLGLYLLGKIRFAHDSDTPYLGVGRLALAIVTFSFVVYLIPGMWGAPLKGLSGYLPPLHTQDFVIGQGGPVSTGNGDARMLLTADGRKPKHSDFLHLPHGLEGFFDLPEAEAYAAKVGKPLFIDFTGHGCVNCREMEARVWSDPQVLEILRNDYVIVALYSDDKKVLPESEWVTTDSGKVLKSLGKINSYYALKTFGVNAQPYYVLQGRDGKLLVPPRGYDLSIPGFVAFLRSGLEAYRNGQ, from the coding sequence ATGTACAAACTGATTCGCAGCCTGCTGCCGGTCGTCGCGGCGCTCCTCACCGCCGCAGCCGGAGCGCAGAACGCCGCCTGGACCGGCACGGCGGAACCCCTCGAGGAGAACGCCTACCGCATCGTGCTCGAAGCGTCGATACCTCAACCCTACCATATGTACGACATGGGACCCTACGAAGACGGTCCCAACGCCACCTCCATCGTCTTCACGCCCGGCGAGGGCGTCACGCTCGAAGGCGGCGTCGAACAGCTCGACACGCCGCACCGCTATTTCGACGAACTGTTCGGCATGGAGATCGGAACCTTCTCCGGCAAGGCCCGCTTCGCCCAGCGGGTGAAGCTCTCCGTGCCGGCATCCTCCGTCAAGGCGCAGATCGAATGGATGCTCTGCGACGACACGAGCTGCATGCCGCCCGACGACACGGAGCTGACCATAGCCATTCCCGCCGGCCCAACGTCCGCGAATACGGCAGCAACGGCGGAGCCCGAGAAAACCCCGGCGGCGGAGATCGCCCCCGCGCAGAAAGATGCCGCGGGCGGAGGTACGCTCTGGGCGCTGATTATCGAGGCGATCCTCTGGGGATTCGCCGCCCTGCTCACCCCCTGCGTCTTCCCGATGGTTCCGATGACCGTCTCGTTCTTTATGAAGAGCGCCGGAAGCCCCGCCGCGGGACGCCTGCGCGCCGGCATGTACGGATTCTTCATCGTAGCCCTCTACACGCTGCCCATCGCGGCGATCATTCTTATCACGCGCATCCTCGGCGGCGACGCCGTGACGGCCGACATCTTCAACTGGCTCGCCACGCACTGGCTGCCGAACATCCTCTTCTTCCTCGTGTTCATGGTCTTCGCGGCGTCGTTCTTCGGGGCGTTCGAGATCACCATGCCCTCGTGGATGGTCAACAAAAGCGACTCCAAAGCCGACTCCAAGGGGCTGGCCGGCATCTTCTTCATGGCCCTGACCCTCGTGCTGGTGTCGTTCTCCTGCACGGGACCCATCGTCGGCTCGGTGCTCATCAAATCCACCGCCGGAGAGTTCTGGACGCCGATCATCACCATGCTGGCATTCTCCCTGGCCTTCGCGCTGCCCTTCACCCTCTTCGCGTTCTTCCCCGCGATGCTCAAAAAACTGCCCAAGAGCGGCGGATGGCTCAACTCGGTGAAAGTCGTGCTGGGATTCATCGAGGTGGCGCTCGGCATGAAATTCCTCTCCGTGGCTGACCAAACCTATCATTGGGGACTGCTCGACCGCGAAATCTACCTCGCCGTGTGGATCGTCACCTTCTCCCTGCTGGGACTCTACCTGCTGGGAAAGATCCGATTCGCCCACGACAGCGACACGCCTTACCTGGGTGTGGGACGCCTCGCGCTGGCCATCGTCACCTTCTCGTTCGTCGTATACCTCATCCCCGGCATGTGGGGAGCCCCCCTCAAAGGACTTTCCGGATACCTCCCGCCGCTCCATACGCAGGACTTCGTCATCGGGCAGGGCGGTCCGGTGTCCACCGGGAACGGAGATGCGCGCATGCTGCTGACCGCCGACGGACGGAAACCCAAGCACAGCGACTTCCTCCATCTGCCGCACGGACTCGAAGGGTTCTTCGATCTCCCGGAGGCCGAAGCCTATGCCGCAAAGGTCGGAAAGCCGCTCTTCATCGACTTCACGGGACACGGATGCGTCAACTGCCGCGAAATGGAGGCCCGCGTATGGTCCGACCCGCAGGTGCTGGAGATTCTGCGCAACGACTATGTGATCGTCGCGCTCTACTCCGACGACAAGAAGGTGCTCCCCGAGAGCGAGTGGGTCACGACCGATTCGGGGAAAGTGTTGAAAAGCCTCGGCAAAATCAATTCCTATTATGCGTTGAAGACCTTCGGGGTCAACGCTCAGCCCTACTACGTCTTGCAGGGGCGCGACGGGAAGCTACTCGTTCCGCCGCGCGGATACGACCTCAGCATCCCCGGATTCGTCGCATTCCTCCGAAGCGGCCTCGAAGCCTACCGCAACGGGCAATAG
- a CDS encoding PL29 family lyase N-terminal domain-containing protein encodes MKKILIFLSAITLANCSDSYDDSKLWDSVNGLENRVTKLEELCKQMNTNISSLQEIVTALQKNESIKSVATLPDGSGYLITFSSGKTITIYHGKNGVAGEDGKDGENGKDAITPVISVKKDADGIYYWTVNNDWLLVDGKKVKAEGTDGTNGEPGIDGEDGTNGKDGTTPQFKITDGYWYISYDNELSWTKLGKATGDSSLNGPDGDNFFKGVSIEDGYVCFILNDTESTVIKLSFVSDSELTVEVKEPGTLNSLLTLEQKRSLINIKVIGEMNNADIRTIDNIHAVEVVDLSEATYYGGSSVSKMFNQGSTASEGNRTLRKFISFKNVKSYGASFSGCRNLEELIITADSCGYNLSLKLRYCYNRKTIKFLEGITYIPSQSCDFPQVILPKSTQKVSMFAFSCNSMYSNDIIDIDTVICLASIPPKIWVDSSGNDCEANSFHQYNVDNIALKVPKESLSNYKTTAGWKDFGTILPIEE; translated from the coding sequence ATGAAAAAGATATTAATATTTTTATCAGCTATTACATTAGCAAATTGTAGTGATAGCTACGATGATTCCAAATTGTGGGACAGCGTCAATGGATTGGAAAATCGGGTAACAAAACTCGAAGAGTTATGCAAACAGATGAATACCAATATTTCCTCGTTGCAGGAAATTGTTACGGCCTTGCAGAAAAACGAATCCATTAAAAGTGTAGCGACACTACCCGATGGAAGTGGCTATCTAATAACTTTTTCTTCCGGTAAAACTATCACTATCTATCACGGTAAGAATGGAGTGGCTGGTGAAGACGGGAAAGATGGAGAGAATGGTAAAGATGCTATTACTCCGGTTATCAGCGTCAAAAAGGATGCGGATGGCATCTACTATTGGACTGTCAATAACGACTGGCTTTTGGTTGATGGAAAGAAAGTCAAGGCAGAAGGTACTGATGGTACAAATGGAGAACCGGGCATAGATGGAGAAGATGGAACTAATGGAAAAGACGGCACTACTCCTCAATTTAAGATAACAGATGGGTATTGGTATATTTCTTATGATAACGAGTTATCTTGGACAAAACTTGGTAAAGCAACAGGTGATAGTAGCCTTAATGGACCGGATGGAGATAATTTTTTCAAAGGGGTATCTATTGAGGATGGTTATGTTTGCTTTATTTTGAATGACACAGAATCAACGGTCATTAAACTCTCTTTTGTATCGGATAGTGAACTTACCGTAGAAGTTAAAGAACCGGGAACACTAAATTCTTTACTTACATTGGAACAAAAACGATCTCTGATTAATATTAAAGTTATAGGAGAAATGAATAATGCAGATATTCGGACAATTGATAATATACATGCGGTAGAGGTCGTGGATTTGTCAGAAGCGACGTATTATGGGGGCTCTTCTGTTTCGAAGATGTTTAACCAAGGATCAACTGCATCTGAGGGAAATCGAACTCTTCGTAAATTCATTTCATTCAAAAATGTTAAATCCTATGGCGCTTCATTTAGTGGATGCAGAAATTTGGAAGAATTAATTATAACCGCAGATAGCTGTGGTTATAATTTGTCGCTAAAACTAAGATATTGCTATAACAGAAAAACTATTAAATTTTTGGAAGGCATTACATATATACCATCTCAATCATGCGATTTCCCACAAGTTATTTTACCTAAGTCAACGCAAAAGGTTTCAATGTTTGCTTTTTCTTGCAATAGTATGTATAGTAATGATATAATAGATATTGATACGGTAATTTGTTTGGCGTCAATTCCTCCTAAAATATGGGTAGATAGTTCTGGTAATGATTGTGAGGCTAATTCATTTCACCAATATAATGTGGACAATATCGCTTTAAAAGTGCCTAAAGAAAGCTTAAGTAATTACAAGACTACTGCAGGTTGGAAAGATTTTGGAACAATATTGCCAATCGAAGAATGA
- a CDS encoding IS110 family transposase, whose protein sequence is MRYIGIDVSKATFVVAYSSDKGGEIRTFNNTTAGIRQFIGTLPKDGSIHCVMEATGNYSALLLYMLNVAGITVSMENPLKVKNFAKAMLSTIKTDKSDARLITLYGEKMNPRPFKVQGEAILRLRQKRTVIRQLTKQITAMSNLRGSLACLPVPDKGATHTVDETIKFLEKKRDRLQSELTDLVEVEFSRQLALLTTIKGIGITLATALIITTGGFTYFQNAKQVSRYLGICPTYEQSGTSVNIKGHINRNGDAYTRGLLYIAAWPASRFNAQCKETYTRLRQNGKSGKLAMIAVANKLVRQAFAVVAHDKEYVDGFVSNRP, encoded by the coding sequence ATGAGGTACATTGGAATCGACGTGAGCAAGGCTACATTCGTGGTAGCTTACTCCTCCGACAAAGGCGGGGAGATCCGTACTTTTAACAACACGACCGCTGGTATCAGACAGTTTATCGGGACTCTCCCCAAAGATGGCAGTATCCACTGTGTTATGGAGGCGACAGGGAACTACAGTGCCTTGCTGCTGTATATGCTCAATGTCGCCGGAATTACTGTCAGCATGGAGAATCCGCTGAAGGTAAAGAACTTCGCCAAAGCCATGCTCTCTACGATCAAGACCGATAAGAGCGATGCACGACTCATTACCTTGTACGGAGAGAAGATGAACCCGCGTCCTTTCAAGGTCCAGGGAGAGGCCATCCTGCGGCTCCGACAGAAAAGAACCGTCATTCGCCAACTTACTAAGCAGATTACCGCCATGTCGAACCTTCGTGGCTCTCTCGCATGTCTGCCTGTCCCGGACAAAGGTGCAACTCATACCGTAGACGAAACGATCAAGTTCCTTGAAAAGAAGCGTGACAGGCTTCAGTCGGAACTCACGGATCTTGTCGAAGTCGAGTTCAGCCGGCAACTCGCACTCCTGACAACCATCAAAGGTATAGGCATAACGCTCGCCACGGCGCTCATCATCACTACCGGAGGATTCACTTACTTCCAGAATGCCAAGCAGGTGTCCCGCTATCTCGGTATCTGTCCCACTTACGAACAATCCGGAACTTCGGTAAACATCAAAGGGCATATCAACCGAAACGGAGACGCATACACCAGAGGACTTCTCTATATCGCCGCTTGGCCTGCCAGTAGGTTCAATGCCCAATGCAAAGAGACTTATACGAGGCTCAGGCAAAACGGAAAGTCGGGAAAACTCGCTATGATCGCTGTCGCAAATAAACTCGTCAGGCAGGCTTTTGCTGTTGTTGCGCACGATAAAGAATATGTCGACGGATTCGTCTCCAACAGACCTTAG